A genomic window from Tautonia rosea includes:
- a CDS encoding Tm-1-like ATP-binding domain-containing protein yields MAVLLIGTLDTKGRELEFLRDRLRSEGLRVLVIDAGSGDPVAIEADYPRDRVFEAAGSSLDSVHQHRDRGRAVTDAARGVARLVEQLVVEDNVEGILAIGGSAGTTIGTSAMRAAPFGLPKVMVSTLASGQTRPYVGGSDLMMLPSIADLAGLNGITRRVLTNAADAMIGMVQGQSKPDLHTRASDGKLITATMFGVTTPCVDRARNRLESQGAEVIVFHATGVGGQAMEQLIRDGLVDGVLDLTTTELADELVGGVLSAGPDRLSAAVSAGIPQVVSVGALDMVNFGPLETVPEIFRGRLLHLHNPTVTLMRTQADECEAIGHRMAQALRNARVETVVLIPELGVSALDAPGQPFFDPEADAALFSAIREGLKGSTHTRVESLPMHLNDPAFADVAVERLLAARKGMIQ; encoded by the coding sequence ATGGCGGTCCTCCTGATCGGCACCCTCGACACGAAAGGTCGGGAACTCGAATTTCTCCGTGACCGACTTCGGTCCGAGGGTCTGCGGGTCCTGGTGATCGATGCCGGATCCGGTGATCCCGTGGCAATCGAGGCTGACTACCCACGCGATCGGGTCTTCGAGGCCGCCGGATCGTCACTCGATTCGGTCCATCAGCATCGTGATCGGGGCCGAGCAGTCACGGATGCGGCACGAGGTGTCGCTCGCCTGGTCGAGCAGTTGGTCGTTGAGGACAACGTAGAGGGGATTCTCGCGATCGGGGGTTCGGCGGGAACGACAATTGGCACTTCAGCAATGCGGGCCGCTCCCTTCGGTCTCCCAAAAGTCATGGTCAGCACCTTGGCCAGCGGACAGACCCGGCCGTATGTTGGTGGGAGCGATCTCATGATGCTCCCATCAATCGCAGACCTCGCCGGTCTGAACGGGATCACCCGTCGCGTACTTACTAACGCCGCCGATGCAATGATCGGCATGGTCCAGGGGCAATCGAAACCCGACCTCCACACTAGGGCTTCCGATGGCAAGCTCATCACCGCCACGATGTTTGGTGTGACGACGCCCTGCGTTGATCGGGCTCGCAACCGGCTCGAATCCCAGGGTGCCGAAGTGATCGTCTTTCATGCGACCGGGGTGGGTGGACAGGCCATGGAGCAATTGATCCGGGACGGTCTCGTCGATGGTGTGCTCGACCTCACCACGACCGAACTCGCCGACGAGCTTGTCGGAGGTGTCCTCTCAGCAGGCCCCGATCGCCTCTCAGCCGCAGTCTCCGCGGGCATTCCGCAGGTCGTCAGTGTCGGGGCCCTCGATATGGTCAACTTCGGCCCTCTGGAAACGGTCCCCGAGATTTTCCGGGGCCGGCTTCTCCATCTCCATAATCCAACGGTTACCTTGATGCGGACTCAGGCAGACGAATGTGAAGCCATTGGGCACCGCATGGCTCAGGCCCTCAGAAACGCTCGTGTCGAAACAGTTGTCCTGATCCCGGAACTCGGTGTTTCCGCGCTCGATGCTCCTGGTCAACCCTTTTTTGATCCCGAGGCGGACGCCGCGCTGTTTTCGGCCATCCGAGAAGGACTGAAAGGATCGACGCACACGCGAGTCGAATCGCTTCCCATGCATCTCAATGATCCAGCGTTTGCAGATGTCGCAGTCGAACGACTCCTCGCGGCAAGGAAGGGAATGATCCAGTGA
- a CDS encoding HpcH/HpaI aldolase family protein codes for MKPNPVKRALREGKPQVGTWLSLGSTFAARFLARTGLPWLTVDLEHTHTDIQTAALMFGAIADAGCTPLARVSCCRHDLIKSVLDCGAMGIVVPMVMTPEEAQVAVSACKYPPVGNRSLGGSLHALNYGTTAEKYYSGADEEILVVIQTEHIHAVERADEIYDVPGIDAIFVGPNDLAASLREAKGVTPTPERVEEVLIRIREAAARHRVPCGIHVKDADDAQRRIDEGWQFIAVGSELAMMLQYATALADRFNQGDAAPELANY; via the coding sequence GTGAAGCCCAATCCCGTCAAGCGGGCCCTTCGTGAAGGAAAGCCGCAGGTCGGCACCTGGTTATCCCTCGGGAGCACCTTTGCCGCTCGATTTCTCGCCCGCACTGGACTTCCCTGGCTGACCGTTGACCTGGAGCACACGCATACCGACATCCAGACAGCCGCGCTCATGTTTGGTGCCATCGCTGATGCAGGCTGCACCCCACTGGCTCGCGTTTCCTGCTGCCGGCACGACTTGATCAAGTCGGTTCTCGATTGCGGAGCCATGGGCATCGTCGTGCCGATGGTCATGACTCCGGAAGAGGCTCAAGTTGCCGTTTCCGCCTGTAAGTACCCTCCTGTCGGCAATCGGTCGCTCGGTGGATCGTTGCATGCCTTGAACTACGGGACAACGGCTGAGAAATACTACTCAGGAGCCGACGAGGAAATCCTCGTTGTAATCCAAACCGAGCACATCCACGCCGTCGAGCGAGCCGACGAGATTTATGACGTTCCCGGCATCGACGCGATCTTTGTTGGACCAAACGATCTGGCTGCCTCTCTCCGGGAAGCCAAAGGTGTGACACCCACCCCTGAGCGGGTCGAGGAGGTCTTAATCCGGATTCGGGAGGCTGCGGCCCGTCATCGCGTTCCCTGCGGGATCCATGTCAAGGATGCAGACGACGCGCAACGAAGAATCGACGAGGGATGGCAGTTCATCGCTGTTGGGAGCGAACTCGCGATGATGCTCCAATACGCAACCGCACTGGCCGATCGCTTCAATCAGGGAGATGCTGCTCCTGAGCTTGCGAACTACTAA
- a CDS encoding phosphoenolpyruvate hydrolase family protein — protein MTRTSILDQFRRKIAEGKPIIGGGAGTGLSAKCAEAGGIDLIIIYNSGRFRMAGRGSLAGLMPYGDANAIVMEMAREVLPVVNHTPVLAGVCGTDPFRVMDRFLVEVRDAGFAGVQNFPTVGLIDGQFRRGLEETGMGYDKEVDMIARAHRLGLLTCPYVHDEHESYAMASAGADVVVAHVGLTTKGMIGAQSALGIDEAIERVQAMADAAHSAREDVLVLCHGGPIAEPSDAGEVLARTRGVVGFFGASSIERLPTEPAITGQVQAFTSLRLPES, from the coding sequence GTGACTCGGACGAGTATCTTAGATCAATTCCGACGGAAAATCGCCGAGGGCAAACCCATTATCGGTGGTGGAGCCGGAACCGGCCTGAGTGCCAAGTGCGCCGAGGCGGGGGGAATCGACCTGATCATCATCTACAATTCGGGCCGGTTCCGAATGGCCGGTCGAGGGAGCCTCGCAGGTCTGATGCCCTATGGCGACGCCAACGCGATCGTCATGGAAATGGCTCGCGAGGTCTTACCGGTGGTCAACCACACACCCGTCCTGGCCGGAGTCTGTGGCACTGACCCCTTTCGAGTGATGGATCGATTCCTCGTCGAGGTGCGCGATGCCGGGTTCGCCGGCGTCCAGAATTTCCCGACCGTCGGATTGATTGATGGGCAATTTCGCAGAGGACTTGAAGAAACTGGTATGGGCTACGACAAGGAAGTCGACATGATCGCGCGAGCCCATCGGCTTGGTCTCTTGACCTGCCCCTACGTCCATGATGAACACGAATCCTACGCAATGGCCAGCGCTGGTGCCGATGTCGTGGTCGCTCACGTCGGGCTTACCACCAAGGGAATGATCGGAGCGCAATCCGCCCTTGGGATCGACGAGGCAATCGAACGTGTTCAGGCAATGGCCGACGCCGCTCATTCGGCCCGAGAAGATGTTCTTGTCCTATGCCACGGTGGCCCCATCGCCGAGCCATCCGACGCGGGAGAAGTGCTGGCTCGAACCCGGGGAGTCGTCGGATTTTTTGGGGCAAGCAGTATCGAGCGACTCCCCACC